Proteins encoded within one genomic window of Tunturibacter gelidoferens:
- a CDS encoding PadR family transcriptional regulator, whose product MVGLTPQRSNLLQGTLDMLILRTLLYGPAHGHQIGKHIQRTTNDFLQMQHGSLYPALHRLEKRGWVVSKWETAPDRNREFKYYRLTEKGKKQLVVEESQWKQMAEAVASVMWPTAEES is encoded by the coding sequence ATGGTAGGACTGACACCGCAACGGTCGAACCTGCTCCAAGGCACGCTGGACATGCTTATCCTGCGGACGCTCCTTTACGGTCCAGCTCACGGACATCAAATCGGCAAGCACATTCAGCGCACCACTAACGACTTTTTACAAATGCAGCATGGCTCTCTCTATCCCGCGTTGCATCGCCTTGAGAAGCGCGGATGGGTGGTTTCCAAATGGGAAACCGCCCCGGACCGCAATCGGGAGTTCAAGTACTACCGGCTCACGGAAAAGGGCAAGAAGCAGTTGGTGGTCGAAGAGTCCCAGTGGAAGCAAATGGCCGAAGCTGTAGCGAGCGTGATGTGGCCAACTGCCGAGGAGAGCTGA